A genomic region of Stenotrophomonas sp. NA06056 contains the following coding sequences:
- a CDS encoding MltA domain-containing protein, which translates to MTDLIAPFNRTCWSLLALAVLAGCSTTGTRPELPAAAKPAATYAKVAWSTLPAVSDSDLLAGFAAWRSSCTRLKNDATWARPCATAGTVSDKDASAIRAFLQRDLDVYSLRAGGHRADGLITGYYEPIYPGSLTRTATATVPVYGTPDDLVVVQLDSVYPELKGKRLRGRVEGKVLKPYDDAGSIASKGAKAPVLAWLTDPMDLQLLQIQGSGRVRLADGKQVRLAYAEQNGHPYRAIGRWLVEQGELKKEDVTMDTIRAWAKAHPARVPELLRSNPSYVFFVRSPDSPEGPRGSLNVPLTAGYSVAVDRTVVPLGSLLWLSTTRPDGTPVVRPVAAQDTGGAIAGEVRADLYWGSGDAAGKLAGDMKQQGNLWMLWPKGVALPAAAH; encoded by the coding sequence ATGACTGACCTCATCGCCCCCTTCAACCGCACGTGCTGGAGCCTTCTTGCGCTTGCCGTGCTTGCTGGTTGTTCCACCACCGGCACCCGTCCCGAATTGCCTGCCGCCGCAAAGCCTGCGGCCACCTACGCCAAGGTCGCCTGGAGCACGTTGCCGGCCGTATCCGATAGCGACCTGCTGGCAGGTTTCGCCGCCTGGCGCAGCAGCTGCACCCGGCTGAAGAACGATGCGACCTGGGCCAGGCCCTGCGCGACCGCCGGCACCGTGTCCGACAAGGACGCCAGCGCGATCCGCGCATTCCTGCAGCGCGATCTCGATGTCTATTCCCTGCGCGCCGGTGGCCATCGCGCCGACGGCCTGATCACCGGTTACTACGAACCCATCTACCCGGGCAGCCTCACCCGTACCGCCACGGCGACCGTGCCGGTGTACGGCACCCCCGATGATCTGGTGGTCGTGCAGCTGGACAGTGTCTATCCCGAATTGAAGGGCAAGCGCCTGCGCGGTCGCGTGGAAGGCAAGGTACTCAAGCCCTACGACGACGCCGGCAGCATCGCCAGCAAGGGCGCCAAGGCACCGGTGCTGGCCTGGCTGACCGATCCGATGGACCTGCAGCTGCTGCAGATCCAGGGCTCGGGCCGCGTGCGCCTGGCCGATGGCAAGCAGGTGCGGCTGGCCTATGCCGAGCAGAACGGCCATCCCTATCGCGCGATCGGCCGCTGGCTGGTGGAGCAGGGCGAGCTGAAGAAGGAAGACGTCACCATGGATACGATCCGCGCATGGGCGAAGGCACATCCGGCGCGCGTACCGGAGCTGCTGCGCAGCAATCCCAGCTATGTGTTCTTCGTGCGCAGCCCGGACAGCCCGGAAGGCCCACGTGGTTCGTTGAACGTGCCGCTGACCGCCGGCTACAGCGTGGCGGTGGATCGCACCGTGGTGCCGCTGGGCAGCCTGCTGTGGCTGTCGACCACGCGCCCGGACGGCACGCCGGTGGTGCGCCCGGTGGCCGCGCAGGATACCGGTGGCGCCATTGCCGGCGAGGTGCGCGCCGACCTGTACTGGGGTAGCGGCGATGCCGCCGGCAAGCTGGCCGGCGACATGAAGCAGCAGGGCAACCTGTGGATGCTGTGGCCGAAGGGCGTGGCGTTGCCGGCCGCTGCCCACTGA
- the ntrC gene encoding nitrogen regulation protein NR(I): MSESSSSPPCIWVVDDDRAVRFVLCTALREAGYQVVDFDSAAPALKALAESPPPALLFTDVRMPGDDGLVLLDKLKAALPQLPVVVMSAYTDVASTAGAFRGGAHEFLSKPFDLDDAVALAQRVLPAVAPAMAAPTPAADASSDQPPQLVGDTPPMRALFRAIGRLAQAPLAVLIIGETGTGKELVANALHRESPRAQQPFVALNTAAIPAELLESELFGHEAGAFTGAQRRHIGRFEQANGGTLFLDEIGDMPLPLQTRLLRVLAQGEFFRVGGRELIRVDVRVVAATHQDLEGLVAQGKFRADLLHRLDVVRLQLPPLRERREDIAQLATTFLAAAARKLDTPPKRLTAAALQALREHDWPGNVRELENVCWRMAALAAADTIGVADVDTALNRTRSRRSSTAAGDPGQWEALLSEWARRQLAEGTEGLHAQVRERVDHALLEAALQITHGRRAEAAARLGLGRNTLTRKLGAGRRRGGH; encoded by the coding sequence ATGTCTGAGTCTTCCTCGTCCCCGCCGTGCATCTGGGTGGTCGACGATGACCGCGCCGTACGCTTCGTGCTGTGCACCGCGCTGCGCGAGGCCGGCTACCAGGTGGTCGACTTCGACAGCGCTGCTCCTGCATTGAAAGCGCTGGCCGAAAGCCCGCCACCTGCGCTGCTGTTCACCGACGTGCGCATGCCCGGCGACGATGGCCTGGTGCTGCTGGACAAGCTGAAGGCCGCGCTGCCGCAGTTGCCGGTGGTGGTGATGTCGGCGTACACCGATGTGGCCAGTACCGCCGGCGCGTTCCGTGGCGGCGCGCATGAGTTCCTGTCCAAGCCGTTCGACCTGGACGATGCGGTGGCGCTGGCCCAGCGCGTGCTGCCTGCGGTAGCGCCGGCCATGGCCGCGCCCACTCCGGCTGCAGACGCATCCAGCGACCAGCCGCCGCAACTGGTGGGCGACACGCCACCGATGCGCGCGCTGTTCCGCGCCATCGGCCGCCTCGCGCAGGCGCCGCTGGCGGTGCTGATCATCGGCGAGACCGGCACTGGCAAGGAGCTGGTGGCCAATGCGCTGCACCGCGAGTCGCCGCGTGCACAGCAACCGTTCGTCGCGCTGAACACCGCCGCGATCCCCGCCGAGCTGCTGGAAAGCGAGCTGTTCGGCCACGAGGCGGGTGCGTTCACCGGCGCGCAGCGGCGCCACATCGGTCGCTTCGAGCAGGCCAACGGCGGCACCCTGTTCCTCGATGAAATCGGCGACATGCCGCTGCCGCTGCAGACGCGCCTGCTGCGCGTGCTCGCGCAGGGCGAATTCTTCCGTGTGGGTGGACGCGAACTGATCCGCGTCGATGTGCGCGTGGTCGCCGCCACCCACCAGGATCTGGAAGGCCTGGTCGCGCAGGGAAAATTCCGTGCCGACCTGCTGCACCGCCTGGACGTGGTGCGCCTGCAGCTGCCGCCGCTGCGTGAGCGCCGCGAGGACATCGCGCAGCTGGCCACCACCTTCCTGGCCGCTGCCGCACGCAAGCTCGATACGCCGCCCAAGCGCTTGACCGCGGCTGCATTGCAGGCGCTGCGCGAGCATGACTGGCCAGGCAACGTACGCGAGCTGGAAAACGTGTGCTGGCGCATGGCTGCACTGGCTGCCGCAGACACGATTGGCGTGGCCGATGTCGATACCGCGCTCAACCGCACCCGCAGCCGGCGCAGCAGCACGGCCGCCGGCGATCCGGGCCAATGGGAAGCGCTGCTGTCCGAATGGGCACGCCGGCAGCTGGCCGAAGGCACTGAAGGCCTGCATGCGCAGGTACGCGAACGGGTCGACCACGCCCTGCTGGAGGCCGCGCTGCAGATCACCCATGGTCGTCGCGCCGAAGCCGCCGCGCGGCTGGGCCTCGGCCGCAATACGCTTACCCGCAAGCTGGGCGCCGGGCGCCGTCGCGGCGGCCATTGA
- a CDS encoding superoxide dismutase family protein, with protein sequence MRLSFALLPLSAAVLLSACGSAPKKPQPTPPPATVVSTAKQAEANLAPASASIVSGRLALMVEPGGVHLTGLVGGLQPMQQAGFHIHERGDCSAVDASSAGNHFNPAGVAHGRAGSGKHHLGDIDNLQADAQGRANVDVHLKGVTLGGGAATDIAGRALVVHAKADDYRSQPAGNAGVRIACGVIRVIR encoded by the coding sequence ATGCGCTTGTCCTTCGCCCTTCTGCCGCTGTCCGCCGCCGTGCTCCTGTCTGCCTGTGGCAGCGCGCCGAAGAAGCCGCAGCCCACACCGCCTCCGGCAACGGTGGTCAGCACCGCCAAGCAGGCCGAAGCCAATCTGGCGCCTGCCTCGGCCAGCATCGTCAGTGGCCGCCTGGCGTTGATGGTGGAACCTGGCGGCGTGCACCTCACCGGTCTGGTGGGCGGCCTGCAGCCGATGCAGCAGGCCGGTTTCCACATCCATGAGCGCGGCGACTGCAGCGCGGTGGACGCCAGCAGCGCCGGCAACCACTTCAATCCCGCCGGTGTCGCGCACGGTCGTGCCGGCAGCGGCAAGCACCACCTGGGCGACATCGACAACCTGCAGGCCGATGCGCAGGGCCGTGCCAACGTCGATGTGCATCTGAAGGGCGTTACTCTGGGCGGAGGCGCCGCCACGGATATCGCCGGACGTGCACTGGTGGTGCATGCCAAGGCCGACGACTATCGCAGCCAGCCCGCCGGCAATGCCGGCGTCCGCATCGCCTGCGGTGTGATCCGGGTAATCCGCTGA
- a CDS encoding HigA family addiction module antitoxin yields MRTVPYPAPGEILMHEFLEPLGITQYRLAKAIGVSQRRIGEIVTGHRAVTADTGLRLSRYFGVSDKFWIGLQADFDAAMTKERLADVLARIEPYNAVA; encoded by the coding sequence ATGCGAACCGTCCCCTACCCCGCTCCCGGCGAGATCCTGATGCACGAATTCCTGGAGCCCCTGGGCATCACCCAGTACCGCCTGGCCAAGGCGATCGGCGTGTCGCAGCGCCGTATCGGCGAGATCGTCACTGGCCATCGTGCCGTGACGGCGGATACCGGGCTGCGCCTGTCCCGCTACTTCGGTGTGTCCGACAAGTTCTGGATCGGCCTGCAGGCCGATTTCGATGCTGCGATGACCAAGGAGAGACTGGCCGACGTGCTGGCCCGCATCGAACCGTACAACGCGGTGGCGTGA
- a CDS encoding TonB-dependent receptor translates to MKTSTLVAALAAAPFAPEAFAQSADAALTLGKVDVHQHSEGQLSAHQVLTSVDVLGADQIESRNVSHSWELLGQMPGIQLTETRQGAESGKVSFRAFNGEGYLNAIKTLIDGIPSNVNSGNQRFIDMLFPLEISYIEVVRGTNDPRYGLHNIGGNVNFGTRQGGTYTDARLAYGSYNTRDAQLAVGREADGFAQNYFVGTQASDGYRDHDSSKKYSLGGKWFFGSLEDGLRIGLTARAYHHEADEPGFMTAEELHAGRRRSDLRNANDGDDRDMRQFAAHLDMKLSDALTFGTRLYYNRYEDDRRVTFSDLPTGSLPRQRRLWDERQTGLLGTLTWKASATLTVEGGVNYEQQDNGYIRERYAYAEPTDFSRPPARVQNNDRHSFDNWGTYVQAIYQPADAWKIVPAYRVDRFSGHTRLMNGITGRLQDYGSIGQPKLSVIHSLGEHTHVYANWGRTFQVLTGSTAPAYLTAGQAPMQPSTNTGMELGLKFQPFAGSQARLAVWQQDAENEVSNMPATGTTVTLGKTRRRGVDMQISAQLGDAWTLWASHAYQEAKITRDDRAPGVSLQGREVAATPRHISNLGLDYQASDALQLGLQARAQGDYYLEERNVAGKFGGFAVLDLSAKYQITPAWSVDLQLKNVTGREYAYAWYDSFFWDSARPMFSPAPGRSVFVGLNMKL, encoded by the coding sequence ATGAAGACTTCCACGCTGGTGGCCGCGCTCGCGGCCGCCCCGTTCGCCCCTGAAGCATTCGCCCAGTCCGCCGACGCCGCGCTCACCCTGGGCAAGGTCGATGTGCACCAGCACAGCGAGGGGCAGCTGAGCGCGCATCAGGTGCTGACCTCGGTGGACGTGCTGGGCGCGGACCAGATCGAAAGCCGCAATGTGTCGCACAGCTGGGAACTGCTCGGGCAGATGCCCGGCATCCAGCTGACTGAGACCCGGCAGGGTGCCGAGTCGGGCAAGGTCAGCTTCCGCGCCTTCAACGGCGAGGGTTACCTCAATGCCATCAAGACCCTGATCGACGGCATCCCCAGCAACGTCAACAGTGGCAACCAGCGCTTCATCGACATGCTGTTTCCGCTGGAAATCAGCTACATCGAAGTGGTGCGCGGTACCAACGACCCGCGCTACGGCCTGCACAACATCGGCGGCAACGTGAACTTCGGCACGCGCCAGGGCGGCACCTACACCGACGCGCGACTGGCCTATGGCAGCTACAACACCCGCGATGCGCAACTGGCAGTGGGCCGCGAAGCCGACGGATTCGCGCAGAACTACTTCGTCGGTACCCAGGCCAGTGACGGCTACCGCGATCACGACAGCTCGAAGAAGTACTCGCTGGGAGGCAAGTGGTTCTTCGGTTCGCTGGAAGACGGGTTGCGCATCGGCCTGACCGCACGCGCCTATCACCACGAGGCCGACGAGCCGGGTTTCATGACGGCAGAAGAATTGCATGCGGGGCGCCGCCGTAGCGACCTGCGCAACGCCAATGATGGTGATGACCGCGACATGCGCCAGTTCGCCGCGCACCTGGACATGAAGCTCAGCGACGCGCTCACCTTCGGCACGCGGCTGTACTACAACCGCTACGAAGACGACCGCCGGGTGACCTTCAGTGATCTGCCCACCGGTAGTCTGCCGCGCCAGCGCCGCCTGTGGGACGAGCGCCAAACGGGCCTGCTCGGCACGCTCACCTGGAAGGCCAGCGCCACCCTCACCGTCGAAGGTGGTGTGAACTACGAACAGCAGGACAACGGCTACATCCGCGAGCGCTACGCCTACGCCGAACCCACCGATTTCAGCCGTCCTCCGGCACGCGTGCAGAACAACGATCGTCACAGCTTCGACAACTGGGGTACCTACGTGCAGGCCATCTACCAGCCGGCCGACGCCTGGAAGATCGTGCCGGCCTACCGCGTGGACCGTTTCAGCGGCCACACCCGGCTGATGAACGGCATCACCGGCCGCCTGCAGGATTACGGCAGCATCGGCCAGCCCAAGCTGAGCGTCATCCACAGCCTGGGTGAGCACACTCACGTCTATGCCAACTGGGGCCGCACCTTCCAGGTGCTGACCGGTTCCACCGCGCCGGCCTACCTCACCGCGGGGCAGGCGCCGATGCAGCCGTCCACCAACACCGGCATGGAGCTGGGCCTGAAGTTCCAGCCTTTTGCCGGCAGCCAGGCCCGCCTGGCGGTGTGGCAGCAGGATGCAGAAAACGAAGTGTCCAACATGCCAGCCACCGGCACGACCGTCACGCTGGGCAAGACCCGCCGCCGCGGTGTGGATATGCAGATCAGCGCGCAGTTGGGAGACGCGTGGACGCTGTGGGCGTCGCATGCCTACCAGGAGGCGAAGATCACCCGCGACGACCGCGCCCCCGGCGTGTCCCTGCAGGGGCGCGAAGTCGCGGCCACGCCGCGTCACATCAGCAACCTCGGTCTGGACTACCAGGCCAGCGATGCCCTGCAGCTGGGCCTGCAGGCGCGTGCGCAGGGCGACTACTACCTGGAAGAGCGCAACGTGGCCGGCAAGTTCGGCGGCTTCGCCGTGCTGGACCTGAGCGCGAAGTACCAGATCACCCCGGCGTGGAGCGTGGACCTGCAGCTGAAGAACGTCACCGGCCGCGAGTACGCCTACGCCTGGTACGACAGCTTCTTCTGGGACAGCGCCCGGCCGATGTTCTCGCCCGCCCCGGGCCGCAGCGTGTTCGTCGGCCTGAACATGAAGCTGTAA
- a CDS encoding superoxide dismutase family protein, with protein sequence MRLIHTSLFAAIAALGLAACNQQSAAPATETPAATPAEGTAAPAEPAAAPTAATETSATAELAPTQGNETKGSITFKLVDGKVHASGQITGLKPGSEHGFHIHEKGDCSAPDGMSAGGHFNPGKQDHGNVATDPHHGGDMPNIKADDKGVATIDGPVSSNVNIGKGDDFDIIGRGLIVHADADDYKTQPTGNAGARLACAVINKAP encoded by the coding sequence ATGCGTCTGATCCACACTTCGCTGTTCGCCGCCATCGCCGCACTGGGCCTGGCCGCCTGCAACCAGCAGTCGGCAGCACCGGCCACCGAAACTCCGGCGGCCACCCCGGCCGAAGGCACGGCCGCCCCGGCTGAGCCGGCTGCCGCCCCGACAGCTGCCACCGAAACCTCGGCCACTGCCGAACTGGCACCGACCCAGGGCAATGAAACCAAGGGTTCGATCACCTTCAAGCTGGTCGACGGCAAGGTCCACGCATCCGGCCAGATCACCGGCCTGAAGCCGGGCAGCGAGCACGGCTTCCACATCCACGAGAAGGGTGATTGCAGCGCACCGGACGGCATGAGCGCCGGCGGCCACTTCAACCCGGGCAAGCAGGACCACGGCAACGTGGCCACCGATCCGCACCACGGCGGCGACATGCCCAACATCAAGGCCGATGACAAGGGCGTAGCCACCATCGATGGCCCGGTGTCGAGCAACGTCAACATCGGCAAGGGTGACGATTTCGACATCATCGGCCGCGGCCTGATCGTCCACGCCGACGCGGACGACTACAAGACCCAGCCGACCGGCAACGCCGGTGCACGCCTGGCTTGTGCAGTGATCAACAAGGCCCCGTAA
- a CDS encoding ATP-binding protein, protein MSDPTPPPSLDALGTPLAWSGPDGRIAGCNPAFARWLGVSGRRLLGQPLAALEVQGEALAHFLARDERDSLRLNRLALALPGEGARFAEGWMSRRDDGGWLLEAHPVDEFPGLDPTQALPSALSAALKGLAHELRNPLAGLKGAAQLLARRAAQRDASERELIDLIGSEIERLNGLLEQLLSPAPAAPHAALNIHAALERVLRLAENEAGWAVRLQRDYDPSIPEFDGDADRLTQAVWNLVRNAIQAGAGNITLRTRVEHGVRIAEQLHTLALRLEIADDGRGVPEELAEHLFLPLVSGRAEGTGLGLALAQQVTREHRGTLTYRSRPGHTVFTLLLPIGNGTATAEEAPRDV, encoded by the coding sequence ATGTCCGACCCCACGCCCCCGCCGTCCCTCGATGCCCTCGGCACGCCGCTGGCCTGGTCCGGGCCCGATGGCCGAATTGCCGGCTGCAACCCGGCCTTCGCGCGCTGGCTGGGCGTCAGCGGCCGGCGCCTGCTGGGCCAGCCGTTGGCCGCGTTGGAAGTGCAGGGTGAGGCGCTGGCCCATTTCCTGGCCCGCGACGAGCGCGACAGCCTGCGCCTGAACCGGCTGGCGTTGGCCTTGCCCGGCGAGGGGGCGCGCTTTGCCGAAGGCTGGATGAGCCGCCGCGACGATGGCGGCTGGCTGCTGGAGGCGCATCCGGTCGATGAGTTTCCCGGGCTTGACCCGACCCAGGCCCTGCCCAGCGCGCTCAGCGCGGCGCTGAAGGGCCTGGCGCATGAGCTGCGTAATCCGCTGGCCGGGTTGAAGGGCGCCGCACAGCTGCTGGCCCGCCGCGCCGCGCAGCGCGATGCCAGCGAACGTGAGCTGATCGATCTGATCGGCTCGGAGATCGAGCGGCTCAATGGCCTGCTGGAGCAGCTGCTGTCACCGGCACCGGCCGCACCGCATGCGGCGCTGAACATCCACGCCGCGTTGGAGCGTGTGCTGCGTCTGGCCGAGAACGAGGCCGGCTGGGCGGTGCGCCTGCAGCGCGATTACGACCCCAGCATCCCCGAATTCGACGGCGACGCCGACCGCCTTACCCAGGCGGTCTGGAACCTGGTGCGCAATGCCATCCAGGCCGGCGCCGGCAACATCACCCTGCGCACCCGCGTTGAACACGGCGTGCGCATCGCCGAACAGCTGCACACCCTGGCATTGCGCCTGGAAATCGCTGACGACGGCCGTGGCGTGCCCGAGGAACTGGCCGAACACCTGTTCCTGCCCTTGGTCAGTGGTCGCGCCGAAGGCACTGGCCTGGGCCTGGCGCTGGCCCAGCAGGTCACGCGCGAACATCGCGGCACGCTGACCTACCGGTCGCGCCCGGGGCATACCGTTTTCACCCTGCTGCTGCCGATCGGCAACGGCACCGCCACCGCCGAGGAGGCCCCGCGCGATGTCTGA
- a CDS encoding type II toxin-antitoxin system RelE/ParE family toxin, protein MPIQSFACRRTQALFEGQRVARWHRIEAVALRKLAMLNVAVDLRDLRIPPANRLESLLGDRQGQYSIRINDQFRMCFVWTREGPAEVEIIDYH, encoded by the coding sequence ATGCCGATCCAGTCTTTTGCCTGCAGGCGTACGCAGGCGCTGTTCGAGGGCCAGCGCGTAGCGAGATGGCATCGCATTGAAGCCGTCGCCCTGCGCAAGCTGGCCATGCTCAATGTGGCGGTCGATCTGCGAGATCTACGGATACCGCCGGCCAACAGGCTGGAATCGCTGCTGGGGGACCGGCAGGGCCAGTACAGCATCCGCATCAATGATCAGTTCCGGATGTGCTTTGTGTGGACCAGAGAGGGGCCCGCCGAAGTTGAAATTATCGATTACCACTGA